A stretch of DNA from Camelus ferus isolate YT-003-E chromosome 18, BCGSAC_Cfer_1.0, whole genome shotgun sequence:
GGGTGGATTCAGGCCCACATTCTCTGACACACACTATCATGCATATTTTAGTTGGTCAGTTGATATCAAGAGCTCTTTCTGATATGAAAGCTGAGAGTTCTGTGAGATTCCAGATACCGGTCTCTGCAGACAATGATGTCATTAGGCGAGCAGTGCTTGGCCTCGTCTGAGAGTCTTCTATCACAAACagctggcttctttccttctcttccttctgtggCGGTCAGGTCACTTATGTACTTCCTTCTTATTTGGCTAGGTTCCGAAACCAGATTCAAGACGAGAGAGCTAACTCCAAAGCAGAACATTTCTGAAGACTTAGAGTCACATAAGATATCAGTGGTAAAGCAGAAAAAGGCCAAGAAGCCTTCAGAAGAGTTGCGTGAATGTAACACATTTGTGGACATTTGTGGACTTTCGCTCTCTCCTCTTGGTGACGAATGCTATAAAAACTACTTCCAGAACTTTCACCTTATTCAAGATCAGAAAGCTCAGACAAGGACGAAGCAGGGCAAATACGAGGGGTATGAAAAACTTCTCAGCCAGAGACCACTGCTTTTGAGGCATAAGCGAATTCTTACAAATGCAAAATCCTATGAATGCAGCGAATGTGGAAAGATCTTCCGGCGTCAGGCAAATTTCCTTcgacatcagagaattcacagtTCTGAGGCTCCCTTTGAGTGCGACATATGTGGGCAGGCCTTCAGACAGAAGTCCGCCCTGATGGCCCACAAACAGTGTCACTCACAGAAAAAGCCATATAAATGTCACGACTGTGGGAAATGTTTCCGTCAGATGGCGTATCTTGTCGAGCATAAGAGGATCCACACCAAAGAAAAACCCTATAAATGCAGCGACTGTGAAAGAACGTTCAGTCAGAATTCCACCCTTATTCGACATCAGTTAATTCACAGTGGAGAGAAACCCCATAAATGCcatgaatgtggaaaagcctttggCCGGCATTCAACCCTTCTGAGCCATCAGCAAATTCACGCCAAACAGCACACCCATAAATGCAGTGAATGCGGACAGTCCTTTGGTCGGGCTGTAGATCTCATTCAGCATCAAAGAATCCACACCAAGGAGGAGTTCTTTGAATGCAGAGAATGTGggaaaactttcagttttaaggCAAATCTTCATCGCCACGAGGTCATTCACACTGGAGAGAGACCCTACAGATGTGACAgatgtgggaaagctttcagctgGCGCACAAGCTTCATTAAGCATCAGGGTACTCACCGAGAGCAGCCGTCTACGTGATGCTATAGGAAAGGCGACCATTTAAAGACCAGAACTTAACTCCTATTGCGAGTATGTATAACTCAAttgttttatgaaaattaataaacaggaACTGAAATGGTTTCTCTGTGGGGACCCTCTTTTTGTAGCTAACCTTGCCGTCGTTAAGCATTACCTAACAGAAAAGTCACAGGCTCCCGAGTCCAGCCTCCCTGAGCTCCCTGTACCTGCATTTCCCCAAGTCAAGTTAAGGCAGGTGGGAGGCATGGAAGCTTTGCTCTGTGGTCCCCCAGGCTGGAGACCATTTCCTGGACCGTGAAAGATTTGAGGATGCCTTTCTTGGTTTCACATAGAAACATTATTTGAGGTTGCatcaattttgttaaaataaagggCTACTCACTAGTACTATTGAGGCAGTAAGAATTACTAAAATGTATCCAGCAAACTAAACTGAGCGCGCTACCAGATTCTACTGAGGGTCCCTGGTCAGCGTTCACAGCAGACGCTGCTGGTGCCCGGCCCCTGTGCCCCTGGCCTCACCCCTCTGTGTGCTTTATCTGCCTTGCACTCTCTCTGTCTCGGCCTGCAGGCTTTTTCTAAAACCATGAAAGTCCACTGATGGCGTCCGATGAACACCAGCTCTCCCTACCCCTAGAGTGGGCTATCTCTGAAGCACATGTTCACGCCGTCTTCCAAGGTTTCTCATGCTCCGTGGCAGCTCCCTTCTTGGcgctctcccctcctctgtgtcccctcaCTCCCCTACCACTGTGTCGGCACCTCGCCTCCCCACAAGGACCTTGCTGCCATTTAGACCCTCTCACGTTAACCAAGAGTTTCCTCttgattgtattattttctttcctaccaGGACCATGATTTCttctataaaagaaatataactacaaaaacatataaaaacaacaaagttCCACCGGGAATGAGAAAAAAGCAAGTGGCATCCCATGAAACAAGGGAACCTTGAGCCTTGCAGGAGGAAGACAGTAGGTGCTGGATTATACACGGGGCTCAATATGCCAGCACTTCTGTACTGGTCAGCAGGGCCCGGCTGGAAGGAGGGGCTGCCAAATTGTAGTTCCCTCAGCAAAATTAACAAGTGGAGACCTCTGACTAAGGAGGAAATAGTAAGCCAGTGAGAGAGAATTCTTGCTTACAGCAAACTTGGGAGCTGGGGACCCCTGAAAAGCAGATCTGGGCGTGAGTACCCAGAAGTCTGGCTCAGGCTTTTAAATCTACTCTGTGTAGAAAACGTACCTGTTTTCCAgctttccagagagagagagggtccAACCAAGGATAACATGAGGTAACGTGAAAATGCCTACCACCAGCCACATCTGTcccaaggaggaaaagagagttGCATTATTCATTGTGGTGGCCACTCGCCATATGAGCctatttaagttaaaatttttaaaaattaaaaaactaagtGCCTCAATCAAAAGCCACATTTCAAGACCGGCACAGGTACAGGATGTTGCCATCCCCTCGGGCTGACTGGACAGCACTGTAGAGAGACCCCAAGGACTCCTGGTGGAGGAACCAGGGAACTGGTATTTGGTGCCACTTACTTCTCTACAACTGAATTAAATGGACTTCCTTCTCTATAAGTGGCCCCAAATGTTTGatttgctgaaaatatttttttcagtagaaTTCCTGGGACACAaaggagaggggtggggctggtCTGGAAGCCTTGCTGAACTAACTTGCTTTGGGAGGAAGGATTCCCCGGCTCAAGAGTGCCCAGAGTGCAAGCGAGActtcctgccttccccagagTGCGGACAGTCACCAGGCCAAGAGCACAGATTAGTGATGTCAACATCAGTGTATGGTCTCATCTGCCAACATTTAGCCAGAGGGCAAGAGCTCCAAACCAGGATGGTGATGGAGAAGAAATGCTCAAGTTTTGGCTTTCCTGTTTGGCTAATGGGCTGGACCCATTGACCCTCACGCCTGGCTGGACTGAGCAACCATCAGCTCAAACCATCAGCGCAAAGGTCACAAGAGTCTGGCACCAAGAGTCTAGAATACTCCACTGGACTAGAAAaggtgcacttttttttttttttttgacaagacCAGTGAAGCTTTTTTCACCATATTTAAATCAAAGTGAAAATTTAATAGTACAAAAGCTGTTTCTTTAGCTAATAGTGctaaactataaattaaaaagcagGCTGTGTTAAAATTcgaatgactgaaaaaaaaaaagattaaaaaatcactgaatgctttcattttctcctattttcacaCCCTGGGAATACAGTTCACTAAAATGTCACGTGGTCATATGCCTGGTGGGCAGCTTACACCTTTGACGACACCTGTGAGTCTAGATCTTGTTCAAGTTCATTCTCGACTACAGCTCTCATCAAGGTGGCTTCTTTGTCAGTATCTCTTAGCTGGTGGAAGTGTGGAGGGGAAGCATAAAGCACAAATACTACATGAAATTCTAAGTTGTAAAATAAGTTAGAAATGGATGACTTTCTGgcaaaatgtaaattttcaggTAAGCTCTTcgattttttccaaataaatttatgGCCAGTTATTGTGTCATTATCATAAAGCGGTATTTTCCCCACTTCCATTTCCAAGTGTGTATTGCTAATATAAATGACTCAGTAGTGATGTTGttgttctgaaataatttccaaattacaaaaataatatagaGAATCCTTTACACCATCTACCCAGATTTACcaagtttaaattttttccagcTCTCTCTGGGACTAATTTATAGCAGTTTGAATCAACTGGGTCTATATGCATAAGCATAAATCAATCTTAAAATGGCAAAACTGGTTCCAACGTGACATTAGGAGTACAGTTATGTTCTGCATAACATTTTAAATCCTGTAATACTACATATATTGCTTATGGATACAAGATCTTGTAATTTATGTCTGGACAATATATTACCTGGTTCTGTTTTTTCTGGAActcacatatgtggaatcatacTCCTGTTCCCTCACTGCACGTATGTTTTGAGAATCATGCATATTTCTGAGTAGCTGTGGTTCAGTCACATTCACTGACTCTGAGTATCCCATTGCAGAAATACAGCACAATTTACGGATCTTTGGTTGATGGGTTTTCTGGATGTGTCCAGTTTGGAGATTTTACAAAATAGCATGTCACGCACAACGTGCCTCTTGGTTCCCTATGAAAAGAACTAGAAATAAGATACATACATGTTCAACTTTAAGAAgtactgccaaactgttttccctaATAAATGTAACAGTTTACACACCCGACAGCAGTGGGTGGGAGTTCCCATCTCTCTACATCTTTGTCAGTACTTGGTACTAACAGATTTTGAAAGATCTGATAATCTATGAGGTGTGAAATTTTGTCTAATTGTGGTTTGATCTGTATTTCTCTTCATTACTAATGTCACTGAGCACCTCCATCTTCCTGAGCTGTGCTTCCTGTTTGTTTACTATAACACAGTTGAACTTCTCAACCTAATATAGTCAGTGCTTTTTGAATCTTGGTGCAAATTGCTACTAGTTTatcaaaaatttgtttttctccttctggacACACAGCCAGAGTACATTTCAGAGCTTGTATTGTTGTTAAATGTGGCTAGGCAGCTGCGTTCTAGCCAGTGGAACGTGAGTAGAGATGACGTGTGCCACTTTTTGGCTTGGCCCTTAAAGCCCTCTCACACCTCCGGGCCTTGTCTGCCAGTTGACTAGGTTAGAAAACCCCCAAGGAGGTCTTGGAAGCCATGTGTGAAGATGGCAGGGCTGCCATCAGATTGACTGCTTGGAGGAGAGCCTCCCTGCCAGTCATGTGCGTCTGCCTGAGGCGGTTACAGGTCTGAAAAACAAACTTCTATTGTGTTTGAGCAACTAGACCTTTGTAGGTCTATTTGTTAGAGCTGTTATCACTAAACTGActtaatatacatttaagataTTCTTCACTAATCCGAGATCAgtacttcctgcattttttcccAAAAGTCTAGAAGAATCTCAATCAAGAACTGGATGAATTATTGGACAAATAACTAAACCTGGTCTTTTGGCAACTGCCATACATGTTGGGCTGAGTTGTGTCCCCATctcccaaaattcgtatgttgaaattctaacccctagtacctcagaatgtgactgtttggaggcagggcctttaaagaggtgattaagctaaaatgaggtcattagagtgggcgCCAATCCAAGCTGACTGATTTccttataaaatgaggaaatttggatacagatCTACACAGAAGACCATGTGAAAACATAGGAAGAAGACAGGCATAAGCCAAGGAGGCTTCAGAAGGAACAACCCTGCctagacaccttgattttggactcgtagcctccagaactgtgacaaaataAACTGTATGGCTGATTTCATTTCTGATGAGGTCTCTACCTGGCTACAGCCAGCTGGCCTTTCCTCAGTCAATGTGTGGGGAGGAAGAAAGCTCTCTGATgtgtcttcttataaggacactaatcctgttGGATCAGGCCCCACCCTTATGTCCTCATTTAACTTGATTTCTTTAGAAgcccctgtctccaaatacagccacacagAGGGCTTCAATACATGAATTTCAGGGGATGCAAACCTTTAGTCCGTAACAAATGTCTATGACtacatgcaacaatatggattAATTTCAAAGATGTAAGTAAAGcaaaccaaacagaaaacacactgggtgattccatttatataaagcacAGAAGCAGGTGAAACTAATCTGTTGCTTGAAGACAGGCTAATGCTTCGGGCTGGGAGAGAATGACTGCTGTGGAGCCCAAGGTGGAGGGGCTTCTGGGGGCTGGTAGTGTTTGGTTTACTGATCTGGAAGCTGCTTACATGGGTATGTTTAGTTTGTCAAAAGTTGATTTAATTTGCTTATATTGTAAATTGTACttcactaaaaatttttttaaacctgaggGGTCCAGTGAGACGATGAATGAGGCACTTCCAAATATCAAGAACTTAAAATGCCCATATGCTTTAACTTCAGTActttacaaaaattataattatttgctaTTTCTTCAGGAGTTGCTGTCCTTTGAGGAAGTGGCTGTGTATTTCACCAGAGGGAAGTAGAAAGACTGGAACTTGATTCAGAAGAATATCTACAAAGATGTGATGCTGGGAAACTAGGGAAACAGAACTTGCTGGGTAAGGGCCCTCTATCCGTACAATTCGGccttgtttgtgtgtgtctggatacctatttaaatttttatttagatagGTAGCTACATGTACATTTATACttctaaatatacatatgtaaattttcAAGGCCTTTGTATATGAATGTCCACAATccctttttttcaatttcatattttaaaaaagctctttcatctccttaggtaggtttattcctcggtattttattctttttgatgtgatggtaaatgggattgtttccataatttctctttctgatacttcactattagtgtatagaaatgcagatttctgtatactaattttgtgtcctgcaactttaccaaattcattgatgagctctagtagttttctggtggcacctttaggattttctatgtatggtgtcatgtcatctgcaaacagtgacagtcttccttcttcctttccaatttagattccttttctttctttttcttctctgattgctctGGGTAGGACTTCcagaactatgttgaataaagtggcgagagtgggcatccttgtctcattcctgatcttggaggaagCGCTTCAGCTTCTCTCCATCGAGTgcgatgttagctgtgggtttgtcatatgtgttctttattatgttgaggtatgttccctct
This window harbors:
- the LOC102515542 gene encoding zinc finger protein 789-like isoform X1, translating into MAGILPRLSDQAMDAVFLTAWWKVSWFPPPLPWESLSFEDVALYFTREEWSRLDWAQKDLYRDVMLENYRNMIVLGFQFPKPEVICQLEQWEEPWILDLPRAGTRKASGSACPGSETRFKTRELTPKQNISEDLESHKISVVKQKKAKKPSEELRECNTFVDICGLSLSPLGDECYKNYFQNFHLIQDQKAQTRTKQGKYEGYEKLLSQRPLLLRHKRILTNAKSYECSECGKIFRRQANFLRHQRIHSSEAPFECDICGQAFRQKSALMAHKQCHSQKKPYKCHDCGKCFRQMAYLVEHKRIHTKEKPYKCSDCERTFSQNSTLIRHQLIHSGEKPHKCHECGKAFGRHSTLLSHQQIHAKQHTHKCSECGQSFGRAVDLIQHQRIHTKEEFFECRECGKTFSFKANLHRHEVIHTGERPYRCDRCGKAFSWRTSFIKHQGTHREQPST
- the LOC102515542 gene encoding zinc finger protein 789-like isoform X3, producing MAGILPRLSDQAMDAVFLTAWWKVSWFPPPLPWESLSFEDVALYFTREEWSRLDWAQKDLYRDVMLENYRNMIVLGSETRFKTRELTPKQNISEDLESHKISVVKQKKAKKPSEELRECNTFVDICGLSLSPLGDECYKNYFQNFHLIQDQKAQTRTKQGKYEGYEKLLSQRPLLLRHKRILTNAKSYECSECGKIFRRQANFLRHQRIHSSEAPFECDICGQAFRQKSALMAHKQCHSQKKPYKCHDCGKCFRQMAYLVEHKRIHTKEKPYKCSDCERTFSQNSTLIRHQLIHSGEKPHKCHECGKAFGRHSTLLSHQQIHAKQHTHKCSECGQSFGRAVDLIQHQRIHTKEEFFECRECGKTFSFKANLHRHEVIHTGERPYRCDRCGKAFSWRTSFIKHQGTHREQPST
- the LOC102515542 gene encoding zinc finger protein 789-like isoform X2; amino-acid sequence: MAGILPRLSDQAMDAVFLTAWWKESLSFEDVALYFTREEWSRLDWAQKDLYRDVMLENYRNMIVLGFQFPKPEVICQLEQWEEPWILDLPRAGTRKASGSACPGSETRFKTRELTPKQNISEDLESHKISVVKQKKAKKPSEELRECNTFVDICGLSLSPLGDECYKNYFQNFHLIQDQKAQTRTKQGKYEGYEKLLSQRPLLLRHKRILTNAKSYECSECGKIFRRQANFLRHQRIHSSEAPFECDICGQAFRQKSALMAHKQCHSQKKPYKCHDCGKCFRQMAYLVEHKRIHTKEKPYKCSDCERTFSQNSTLIRHQLIHSGEKPHKCHECGKAFGRHSTLLSHQQIHAKQHTHKCSECGQSFGRAVDLIQHQRIHTKEEFFECRECGKTFSFKANLHRHEVIHTGERPYRCDRCGKAFSWRTSFIKHQGTHREQPST